In Spodoptera frugiperda isolate SF20-4 chromosome 1, AGI-APGP_CSIRO_Sfru_2.0, whole genome shotgun sequence, the following are encoded in one genomic region:
- the LOC118273279 gene encoding uncharacterized protein LOC118273279 isoform X7 has translation MDPGVGECELAERDPGLCVCKEGPTLDILKDIQRLYEEKLEQLDRACGITKMQQQVDLLRSWVSDLVGQNTLLARAVEELETEATTKLMMERQKNSERGSKNIICSKVSELKLLNESLHKENMAKEREIRQLNKDAQAYEQTIMNLRKEMSSCKYHRPEVPKKDAEVMAGMCCTGTECPGAEPRTSTPNVSCAPLCGVASSTPNISFIERSCSVSALVSDSSIADLECHFQKHNASFSKDQSNNTVFCTPRGSLKTTRCNDSKNSSCQASPRECSFESPRDCPWQESTPGCPLQGSPRRCPNQEPSCPGQRPPPCQKEPSCPAQRPPPCQKEPSCPAQRPPPCQKEPSCPGQRPPPCQKSADSSRCCGEGGYQRGLLNFAQRECPAKRKNKQDCKCNKDKVDCKCHKEEIFCKKCHKEKVHCKCPKEEIFCKKCHKEKVHCKCPKEEIFCKKCHKEKVHCKCPKEEIFCKKCHKEKVHCKCPKEEIFCKKCHKEKVHCECPKEEIFCKKCHKEKVHCKCPKEEIFCKKCHKEKVHCKCPKEEIFCKKCHKEKVDCECPKEEFNCECVEEIYFNDEAKSCCSSPKSCYTDRSEERRCNQTPSEFFCQLRKGLNCNSCTKMRNLKDSGATCSLIDSSNATCDASFYHSKLLATLQILQNKEETIGVQADSLAVAEERIATLTDRANELKKELDRKTKENQTLRKIADCCKVVKHDVCVVTDRPMEDQRAIVTTLENNLSVIEELYRECFYETAKQENLIEMLRSSYLDVRLMEKQKADQIGHLQTVIDKQKWSIDRYQDIASEVDGLKTEISNFLNSTTSTSTNHDSGMWERSEDSLTSVPAVQDDLQDLTEQLLRLQDLLAVGDEGLTYPHYSDQLECSCGLKEENIKLKKEAEGLRIKMGDLQQKLCSLEGVLALKTEADLKYQAEMEMKHQELSKIREELARSQEDTCEAMSMQLRRTKALLDEKTELINQLKQENECQAEKIQSLQEELDKADSIIKENCKMRSEVSYLSAQVELWRAQLEDSQRHVCALDQELARTRAHTQQIDACYREKASAVAELQAHLEQAYARGAALCGESRRAVGAVRTWMRRMRDKHREQEALLKERDALLEILQRRLEEQQSESHVCPTCEKLAPCSKCQSSRDDRSFTSKPRSPPCCSASPSEMPSCSSTPPACRVSRNKEAAAKRCKAWMCDTSVQLPERRESGSDAPPRAACCGLRGARHVRLSRATLQLQPGPASPRRSPRQLQAASPSASCAPVKMPCVGPSSSCAPVELPCAGPSSSCAPLQLKCAGSSPSRASPSPGRRASQLQSPDCECQSPGVARRCPGRAVSPTEELLQRVEQLSDALADGSRRWGRGRGAAAV, from the exons atgGATCCCGGTGTGGGGGAGTGTGAGTTAGCCGAGAGGGACCCGGGGTTGTGCGTGTGCAAGGAGGGACCGACACTCGACATCCTCAAGGACATTCAGCGTCTGTATGAGGAGAAGTTGGAACAGTTAGACAGGGCCTGTGGCATTACTAAAATGCAG caacaAGTGGATCTACTTCGGTCCTGGGTGAGTGACCTGGTGGGCCAGAACACACTGCTGGCGCGGGCTGTGGAGGAGCTGGAGACGGAGGCCACCACCAAACTTATGATGGAACGCCAGAAGAACAGCGAG AGAGGTTCGAAGAACATAATATGCAGCAAAGTATCGGAACTGAAGCTGTTAAACGAGTCGCTGCACAAGGAGAACATGGCCAAGGAAAG AGAGATAAGACAGCTGAATAAAGATGCTCAAGCATACGAGCAGACCATCATGAACCTTAGGAAGGAGATGTCAAGCTGCAAGTATCACAGGCC AGAGGTGCCGAAGAAGGATGCCGAGGTGATGGCCGGCATGTGCTGCACGGGGACTGAG tGCCCTGGAGCTGAGCCGAGGACTTCGACTCCTAACGTGAGCTGCGCGCCGCTGTGCGGGGTCGCCTCGTCCACGCCAAACATATCCTTCATAGAAAGA TCCTGTTCAGTCTCGGCTCTGGTGTCTGATTCCTCGATAGCAGACCTAGAGTGCCATTTCCAGAAACACAACGCTTCGTTCTCGAAAGACCAGTCAAACAATACTGTCTTCTGCACTCCAAGGGGATCTCTAAAGACTACGCGTTGTAATGATTCCAAGAATTCTTCCTGTCAGGCTTCTCCTAGAGAGTGCTCGTTCGAGTCTCCCCGAGATTGTCCCTGGCAAGAATCAACCCCAGGTTGTCCCCTGCAAGGGTCTCCTCGACGTTGTCCCAACCAAGAGCCCAGCTGTCCGGGCCAGCGTCCTCCACCGTGTCAAAAAGAGCCCAGTTGTCCGGCCCAGCGTCCACCACCGTGTCAAAAAGAGCCCAGCTGTCCGGCCCAGCGTCCACCACCGTGTCAAAAAGAGCCCAGCTGTCCGGGCCAGCGTCCACCACCGTGTCAAAAGTCTGCAGATTCAAGTCGATGCTGTGGAGAAGGTGGCTACCAACGAGGACTATTGAATTTTGCCCAGCGCGAATGTCCCGCCAAgcgaaaaaataaacaagattgtaaatgtaataaagacAAGGTTGATTGTAAATGCCATAAAGAAGAGATCTTCTGTAAAAAATGTCATAAAGAGAAGGTGCACTGTAAATGTCCTAAAGAAGAGATCTTCTGTAAAAAATGTCATAAAGAGAAGGTGCACTGTAAATGTCCTAAAGAGGAGATCTTCTGTAAAAAATGTCATAAAGAGAAG GTCCACTGTAAATGTCCTAAAGAAGAGATCTTCTGTAAAAAATGTCATAAAGAGAAGGTCCACTGTAAATGTCCAAAAGAGGAGATCTTCTGTAAAAAATGTCATAAAGAGAAGGTGCACTGTGAATGTCCTAAAGAGGAGATCTTCTGTAAAAAATGTCATAAAGAGAAGGTCCACTGTAAATGTCCTAAAGAAGAGATCTTCTGTAAAAAATGTCATAAAGAGAAGGTCCACTGTAAATGTCCTAAAGAAGAGATCTTCTGTAAAAAATGTCATAAAGAGAAG GTCGACTGTGAATGTCCTAAAGAGGAGTTTAATTGCGAATGCGTTGAAGAGATATACTTTAACGATGAAGCCAAGAGTTGTTGTTCGAGTCCTAA GAGCTGCTACACCGACCGCTCGGAGGAACGGAGG tgCAACCAAACGCCGTCGGAGTTTTTCTG ccAACTACGGAAAGGCCTGAACTGTAATTCTTGCACCAAGATGAGAAACCTAAAG GACAGTGGCGCCACCTGCAGTCTAATTGACAGTTCAAACGCAACTTGCGACGCGTCCTTCTATCACAGTAAACTACTAGCTACTCTACAGATA TTGCAGAATAAAGAGGAAACTATAGGAGTGCAGGCGGACAGTTTAGCAGTGGCCGAGGAACGCATCGCTACGCTCACAGACCGCGCTAATGAACTGAAGAAGGAGCTTGACAGGAAGACCAAGGAG AATCAGACTCTGCGCAAGATTGCAGACTGCTGCAAGGTTGTGAAGCATGACGTGTGTGTCGTCACAGACAGGCCG ATGGAAGATCAGAGAGCAATAGTGACCACTTTGGAGAACAACTTGAGTGTCATAGAGGAACTTTACAGGGAATGCTTTTACGAG ACTGCGAAACAGGAGAACTTAATAGAAATGCTTCGTAGTTCGTACTTGGATGTGCGCCTCATGGAGAAACAGAAAGCAGATCAAATCGGGCATCTACAGACTGTGATAGATAAGCAGAAATGGTCGATAGATAGATACCAA GACATTGCATCAGAAGTGGATGGTTTGAAGACGGAGATATCGAACTTTTTGAACAGTACCACGTCGACCTCGACGAACCACGACTCG GGTATGTGGGAGCGTAGTGAGGACTCGTTGACGTCAGTACCAGCCGTGCAGGACGACCTGCAGGACCTCACGGAACAACTCCTGCGTCTGCAGGACTTGCTCGCTGTAGGTGACGAAGGATTAACTTACCCACATTACAGTGACCAG cttGAATGCTCTTGTGGTTTGAAGGAGGaaaatataaagctaaagaaaGAAGCTGAGGGACTGCGT ATAAAAATGGGCGATCTGCAACAAAAGCTATGTAGCTTGGAAGGCGTGCTCGCACTCAAGACCGAAGCAGACCTGAAGTACCAAGCAGAGATGGAGATGAAACATCAAGAA TTATCAAAAATACGGGAGGAATTGGCTCGTTCGCAAGAAGACACGTGCGAAGCTATGTCTATGCAGCTGAGACGCACTAAAG CGTTATTGGATGAGAAGACAGAATTGATAAACCAACTCAAACAAGAGAATGAGTGTCAAGCGGAGAAGATACAGAGCCTTCAGGAAGAACTGGATAAAGCGGACAGTATTATAAAAGAG AACTGCAAGATGCGCAGCGAGGTGTCGTACCTGAGCGCGCAGGTGGAGCTGTGGCGCGCGCAGCTCGAGGACTCGCAGCGACACGTGTGCGCGCTCGACCAGGAACTCGCCCGGACGCGCGCGCACACGCAGCAGATCGACGCCTGCTACAG AGAGAAGGCGAGTGCGGTGGCGGAGCTGCAGGCGCACCTGGAGCAGGCGTACGCGCGCGGCGCCGCGCTCTGCGGGGAGTCGCGCCGCGCCGTCGGGGCCGTGCGCACGTGGATGCGCAGGATGAGGGACAAACACAG AGAACAAGAAGCGTTACTCAAGGAGAGGGACGCTCTGCTGGAGATACTTCAGCGTCGCCTGGAGGAGCAACAGAGCGAGTCCCACGTGTGCCCCACCTGCGAGAAGCTGGCGCCGTGCTCCAAGTGCCAGTCCAGCAGAGACGACCGCAGCTTCACATCCAAGCCCAGGAGCCCGCCCTGCTGCAGCGCCAGTCCCAGCGAGATGCCGAGCTGTTCCTCCACTCCTCCGGCATGTCGAGTGTCGAGGAACAAAGAGGCCGCTGCTAAG CGCTGCAAGGCGTGGATGTGTGACACGTCCGTCCAACTGCCGGAGCGGCGCGAGTCGGGCAGCGACGCCCCCCCGCGGGCCGCGTGCTGCGGGCTGCGGGGCGCGCGCCACGTGCGGCTGAGCCGCGCTACGCTGCAGCTGCAGCCGGGCCCCGCCAGCCCGCGCCGCTCCCCGCGCCAGCTGCAGGCCGCCAGCCCCAGCGCGAGCTGTGCACCCGTGAAGATGCCATGCGTGGGGCCAAGTTCAAGCTGTGCGCCCGTAGAGTTGCCCTGCGCGGGCCCCAGTTCCAGTTGTGCGCCCCTGCAGCTGAAATGTGCGGGCTCTAGCCCCAGCCGCGCGTCCCCGAGCCCCGGGCGCCGGGCCTCACAGCTGCAGAGCCCCGACTGCGAGTGCCAGTCCCCGGGCGTGGCGCGGCGCTGCCCGGGGCGCGCGGTGTCGCCGACGGAGGAGCTGCTGCAGCGCGTGGAGCAGCTGTCGGACGCGCTGGCCGACGGCAGCCGCCGCtgggggcgggggcggggggcCGCCGCCGTCTGA
- the LOC118273279 gene encoding uncharacterized protein LOC118273279 isoform X18 encodes MDPGVGECELAERDPGLCVCKEGPTLDILKDIQRLYEEKLEQLDRACGITKMQQQVDLLRSWVSDLVGQNTLLARAVEELETEATTKLMMERQKNSERGSKNIICSKVSELKLLNESLHKENMAKEREIRQLNKDAQAYEQTIMNLRKEMSSCKYHRPEVPKKDAEVMAGMCCTGTECPGAEPRTSTPNVSCAPLCGVASSTPNISFIERSCSVSALVSDSSIADLECHFQKHNASFSKDQSNNTVFCTPRGSLKTTRCNDSKNSSCQASPRECSFESPRDCPWQESTPGCPLQGSPRRCPNQEPSCPGQRPPPCQKEPSCPAQRPPPCQKEPSCPAQRPPPCQKEPSCPGQRPPPCQKSADSSRCCGEGGYQRGLLNFAQRECPAKRKNKQDCKCNKDKVDCKCHKEEIFCKKCHKEKVHCKCPKEEIFCKKCHKEKVHCKCPKEEIFCKKCHKEKVHCECPKEEIFCKKCHKEKVHCKCPKEEIFCKKCHKEKVHCKCPKEEIFCKKCHKEKVDCECPKEEFNCECVEEIYFNDEAKSCCSSPKSCYTDRSEERRCNQTPSEFFCQLRKGLNCNSCTKMRNLKDSGATCSLIDSSNATCDASFYHSKLLATLQILQNKEETIGVQADSLAVAEERIATLTDRANELKKELDRKTKENQTLRKIADCCKVVKHDVCVVTDRPMEDQRAIVTTLENNLSVIEELYRECFYETAKQENLIEMLRSSYLDVRLMEKQKADQIGHLQTVIDKQKWSIDRYQDIASEVDGLKTEISNFLNSTTSTSTNHDSGMWERSEDSLTSVPAVQDDLQDLTEQLLRLQDLLAVGDEGLTYPHYSDQLECSCGLKEENIKLKKEAEGLRIKMGDLQQKLCSLEGVLALKTEADLKYQAEMEMKHQELSKIREELARSQEDTCEAMSMQLRRTKALLDEKTELINQLKQENECQAEKIQSLQEELDKADSIIKENCKMRSEVSYLSAQVELWRAQLEDSQRHVCALDQELARTRAHTQQIDACYREKASAVAELQAHLEQAYARGAALCGESRRAVGAVRTWMRRMRDKHREQEALLKERDALLEILQRRLEEQQSESHVCPTCEKLAPCSKCQSSRDDRSFTSKPRSPPCCSASPSEMPSCSSTPPACRVSRNKEAAAKRCKAWMCDTSVQLPERRESGSDAPPRAACCGLRGARHVRLSRATLQLQPGPASPRRSPRQLQAASPSASCAPVKMPCVGPSSSCAPVELPCAGPSSSCAPLQLKCAGSSPSRASPSPGRRASQLQSPDCECQSPGVARRCPGRAVSPTEELLQRVEQLSDALADGSRRWGRGRGAAAV; translated from the exons atgGATCCCGGTGTGGGGGAGTGTGAGTTAGCCGAGAGGGACCCGGGGTTGTGCGTGTGCAAGGAGGGACCGACACTCGACATCCTCAAGGACATTCAGCGTCTGTATGAGGAGAAGTTGGAACAGTTAGACAGGGCCTGTGGCATTACTAAAATGCAG caacaAGTGGATCTACTTCGGTCCTGGGTGAGTGACCTGGTGGGCCAGAACACACTGCTGGCGCGGGCTGTGGAGGAGCTGGAGACGGAGGCCACCACCAAACTTATGATGGAACGCCAGAAGAACAGCGAG AGAGGTTCGAAGAACATAATATGCAGCAAAGTATCGGAACTGAAGCTGTTAAACGAGTCGCTGCACAAGGAGAACATGGCCAAGGAAAG AGAGATAAGACAGCTGAATAAAGATGCTCAAGCATACGAGCAGACCATCATGAACCTTAGGAAGGAGATGTCAAGCTGCAAGTATCACAGGCC AGAGGTGCCGAAGAAGGATGCCGAGGTGATGGCCGGCATGTGCTGCACGGGGACTGAG tGCCCTGGAGCTGAGCCGAGGACTTCGACTCCTAACGTGAGCTGCGCGCCGCTGTGCGGGGTCGCCTCGTCCACGCCAAACATATCCTTCATAGAAAGA TCCTGTTCAGTCTCGGCTCTGGTGTCTGATTCCTCGATAGCAGACCTAGAGTGCCATTTCCAGAAACACAACGCTTCGTTCTCGAAAGACCAGTCAAACAATACTGTCTTCTGCACTCCAAGGGGATCTCTAAAGACTACGCGTTGTAATGATTCCAAGAATTCTTCCTGTCAGGCTTCTCCTAGAGAGTGCTCGTTCGAGTCTCCCCGAGATTGTCCCTGGCAAGAATCAACCCCAGGTTGTCCCCTGCAAGGGTCTCCTCGACGTTGTCCCAACCAAGAGCCCAGCTGTCCGGGCCAGCGTCCTCCACCGTGTCAAAAAGAGCCCAGTTGTCCGGCCCAGCGTCCACCACCGTGTCAAAAAGAGCCCAGCTGTCCGGCCCAGCGTCCACCACCGTGTCAAAAAGAGCCCAGCTGTCCGGGCCAGCGTCCACCACCGTGTCAAAAGTCTGCAGATTCAAGTCGATGCTGTGGAGAAGGTGGCTACCAACGAGGACTATTGAATTTTGCCCAGCGCGAATGTCCCGCCAAgcgaaaaaataaacaagattgtaaatgtaataaagacAAGGTTGATTGTAAATGCCATAAAGAAGAGATCTTCTGTAAAAAATGTCATAAAGAGAAGGTGCACTGTAAATGTCCTAAAGAAGAGATCTTCTGTAAAAAATGTCATAAAGAGAAGGTGCACTGTAAATGTCCTAAAGAGGAGATCTTCTGTAAAAAATGTCATAAAGAGAAGGTGCACTGTGAATGTCCTAAAGAGGAGATCTTCTGTAAAAAATGTCACAAAGAGAAGGTCCACTGTAAATGTCCTAAAGAAGAGATCTTCTGTAAAAAATGTCATAAAGAGAAG GTCCACTGTAAATGTCCTAAAGAAGAGATCTTCTGTAAAAAATGTCATAAAGAGAAG GTCGACTGTGAATGTCCTAAAGAGGAGTTTAATTGCGAATGCGTTGAAGAGATATACTTTAACGATGAAGCCAAGAGTTGTTGTTCGAGTCCTAA GAGCTGCTACACCGACCGCTCGGAGGAACGGAGG tgCAACCAAACGCCGTCGGAGTTTTTCTG ccAACTACGGAAAGGCCTGAACTGTAATTCTTGCACCAAGATGAGAAACCTAAAG GACAGTGGCGCCACCTGCAGTCTAATTGACAGTTCAAACGCAACTTGCGACGCGTCCTTCTATCACAGTAAACTACTAGCTACTCTACAGATA TTGCAGAATAAAGAGGAAACTATAGGAGTGCAGGCGGACAGTTTAGCAGTGGCCGAGGAACGCATCGCTACGCTCACAGACCGCGCTAATGAACTGAAGAAGGAGCTTGACAGGAAGACCAAGGAG AATCAGACTCTGCGCAAGATTGCAGACTGCTGCAAGGTTGTGAAGCATGACGTGTGTGTCGTCACAGACAGGCCG ATGGAAGATCAGAGAGCAATAGTGACCACTTTGGAGAACAACTTGAGTGTCATAGAGGAACTTTACAGGGAATGCTTTTACGAG ACTGCGAAACAGGAGAACTTAATAGAAATGCTTCGTAGTTCGTACTTGGATGTGCGCCTCATGGAGAAACAGAAAGCAGATCAAATCGGGCATCTACAGACTGTGATAGATAAGCAGAAATGGTCGATAGATAGATACCAA GACATTGCATCAGAAGTGGATGGTTTGAAGACGGAGATATCGAACTTTTTGAACAGTACCACGTCGACCTCGACGAACCACGACTCG GGTATGTGGGAGCGTAGTGAGGACTCGTTGACGTCAGTACCAGCCGTGCAGGACGACCTGCAGGACCTCACGGAACAACTCCTGCGTCTGCAGGACTTGCTCGCTGTAGGTGACGAAGGATTAACTTACCCACATTACAGTGACCAG cttGAATGCTCTTGTGGTTTGAAGGAGGaaaatataaagctaaagaaaGAAGCTGAGGGACTGCGT ATAAAAATGGGCGATCTGCAACAAAAGCTATGTAGCTTGGAAGGCGTGCTCGCACTCAAGACCGAAGCAGACCTGAAGTACCAAGCAGAGATGGAGATGAAACATCAAGAA TTATCAAAAATACGGGAGGAATTGGCTCGTTCGCAAGAAGACACGTGCGAAGCTATGTCTATGCAGCTGAGACGCACTAAAG CGTTATTGGATGAGAAGACAGAATTGATAAACCAACTCAAACAAGAGAATGAGTGTCAAGCGGAGAAGATACAGAGCCTTCAGGAAGAACTGGATAAAGCGGACAGTATTATAAAAGAG AACTGCAAGATGCGCAGCGAGGTGTCGTACCTGAGCGCGCAGGTGGAGCTGTGGCGCGCGCAGCTCGAGGACTCGCAGCGACACGTGTGCGCGCTCGACCAGGAACTCGCCCGGACGCGCGCGCACACGCAGCAGATCGACGCCTGCTACAG AGAGAAGGCGAGTGCGGTGGCGGAGCTGCAGGCGCACCTGGAGCAGGCGTACGCGCGCGGCGCCGCGCTCTGCGGGGAGTCGCGCCGCGCCGTCGGGGCCGTGCGCACGTGGATGCGCAGGATGAGGGACAAACACAG AGAACAAGAAGCGTTACTCAAGGAGAGGGACGCTCTGCTGGAGATACTTCAGCGTCGCCTGGAGGAGCAACAGAGCGAGTCCCACGTGTGCCCCACCTGCGAGAAGCTGGCGCCGTGCTCCAAGTGCCAGTCCAGCAGAGACGACCGCAGCTTCACATCCAAGCCCAGGAGCCCGCCCTGCTGCAGCGCCAGTCCCAGCGAGATGCCGAGCTGTTCCTCCACTCCTCCGGCATGTCGAGTGTCGAGGAACAAAGAGGCCGCTGCTAAG CGCTGCAAGGCGTGGATGTGTGACACGTCCGTCCAACTGCCGGAGCGGCGCGAGTCGGGCAGCGACGCCCCCCCGCGGGCCGCGTGCTGCGGGCTGCGGGGCGCGCGCCACGTGCGGCTGAGCCGCGCTACGCTGCAGCTGCAGCCGGGCCCCGCCAGCCCGCGCCGCTCCCCGCGCCAGCTGCAGGCCGCCAGCCCCAGCGCGAGCTGTGCACCCGTGAAGATGCCATGCGTGGGGCCAAGTTCAAGCTGTGCGCCCGTAGAGTTGCCCTGCGCGGGCCCCAGTTCCAGTTGTGCGCCCCTGCAGCTGAAATGTGCGGGCTCTAGCCCCAGCCGCGCGTCCCCGAGCCCCGGGCGCCGGGCCTCACAGCTGCAGAGCCCCGACTGCGAGTGCCAGTCCCCGGGCGTGGCGCGGCGCTGCCCGGGGCGCGCGGTGTCGCCGACGGAGGAGCTGCTGCAGCGCGTGGAGCAGCTGTCGGACGCGCTGGCCGACGGCAGCCGCCGCtgggggcgggggcggggggcCGCCGCCGTCTGA